One Streptomyces sp. L2 genomic window carries:
- a CDS encoding LacI family DNA-binding transcriptional regulator, which yields MASHGVRGRSGGRPTLEEVAARAGVGRGTVSRVINGSPRVSDATRAAVEAAVEELGYVPNTAARALAANRTDAIALVVPEPETRFFAEPYFSDMLRGVGAGLSDTEMQLLLIFAGSDRERQRLAQYLAAHRVDGVLLVSVHADDPLPDMLAQLEIPAVISGPRSGGETLTSVDSDNYGGGRSAVEHLLSRGRRTVAHITGRLDVYGAQRRVDGYRDALRDAGHRVDEQLIEQGDFTEEGGRRAMTTLLERHPGLDAVFAGSDVMAAGARQVLRERGRRIPDDVALVGYDDSAIARHMDPPLTSVRQPIEEMGRAMIDLLLAEVADRRPAASRGLERRHAVLPTELVPRASS from the coding sequence ATGGCAAGCCACGGGGTGCGGGGCCGGAGCGGGGGGCGGCCGACGCTCGAAGAGGTCGCCGCCCGTGCCGGGGTCGGCCGGGGCACGGTCTCGCGGGTGATCAACGGCTCGCCCCGGGTCAGCGACGCGACCCGCGCGGCCGTCGAGGCGGCCGTCGAGGAACTCGGCTACGTCCCGAACACCGCCGCCCGCGCCCTCGCCGCCAACCGCACCGACGCCATCGCCCTGGTCGTCCCCGAGCCGGAGACCCGGTTCTTCGCGGAACCGTACTTCTCGGACATGCTGCGCGGCGTCGGCGCCGGACTGTCCGACACCGAGATGCAGCTGCTGCTGATCTTCGCGGGCAGCGACCGGGAGCGGCAGCGGCTGGCCCAGTACCTGGCAGCGCACCGCGTCGACGGCGTCCTGCTGGTCTCGGTCCACGCCGACGACCCGCTCCCCGACATGCTGGCCCAGCTGGAGATCCCGGCGGTCATCAGCGGCCCCCGCTCGGGCGGGGAGACGCTCACGTCGGTCGACTCCGACAACTACGGCGGCGGCCGGTCGGCGGTGGAGCACCTGCTGAGCCGGGGCCGGCGCACGGTCGCGCACATCACCGGGCGCCTCGACGTGTACGGTGCCCAGCGCCGCGTCGACGGCTACCGCGACGCCCTGCGGGACGCCGGCCACCGGGTCGACGAACAGCTCATCGAGCAGGGGGACTTCACCGAGGAGGGCGGCCGCCGCGCGATGACCACCCTGCTGGAGCGCCACCCCGGCCTGGACGCGGTCTTCGCCGGCTCCGACGTGATGGCGGCGGGCGCCCGCCAGGTGCTGCGCGAGCGCGGCCGCCGCATCCCGGACGACGTCGCCCTCGTCGGCTACGACGACTCCGCCATCGCCCGCCACATGGACCCGCCCCTCACCAGCGTCCGTCAGCCCATCGAAGAAATGGGCCGCGCGATGATCGACCTCCTCCTCGCCGAGGTCGCCGACCGCCGCCCGGCGGCCTCGCGCGGCTTGGAGCGCCGGCACGCGGTGCTGCCCACGGAACTGGTACCACGGGCGTCGTCGTAG
- a CDS encoding helix-turn-helix domain-containing protein, with protein MSHDSTAVPDAAARKLSGRRRKEIVAVLLFSGGPIFESSIPLSVFGIDRQDAGVPRYRLLVCAGEEGPLRTTGGLELTAPHGLEAISRAGTVVVPAWRSITSPPPEEALDALRRAHEEGARIVGLCTGAFVLAAAGLLDGRPATTHWMYAPTLAKRYPSVHVDPRELFVDDGDVLTSAGTAAGIDLCLHIVRTDHGNEAAGALARRLVVPPRRSGGQERYLDRSLPEEIGADPLAEVVAWALEHLHEQFDVETLAARAYMSRRTFDRRFRSLTGSAPLQWLITQRVLQAQRLLETSDYSVDEVAGRCGFRSPVALRGHFRRQLGSSPAAYRAAYRARRPQGDRHGEADAPVPSPGPSAPPGLGGPGPVGPVPALLHPDAGVPLQSRRQAAGAVSLLPGPRTAS; from the coding sequence ATGAGCCACGACTCCACTGCCGTGCCGGACGCCGCGGCCCGGAAACTCTCCGGGCGACGCCGCAAGGAGATCGTCGCGGTGCTGCTGTTCAGCGGCGGCCCCATTTTCGAGAGCTCCATACCACTTTCGGTGTTCGGGATCGACCGCCAGGACGCCGGAGTACCGCGCTACCGACTGCTGGTGTGCGCCGGTGAGGAAGGCCCGCTGCGGACCACAGGGGGCCTGGAACTCACCGCGCCGCACGGACTGGAGGCGATATCGCGCGCCGGGACGGTCGTCGTGCCGGCCTGGCGATCGATCACCTCGCCGCCACCGGAGGAGGCGCTCGACGCGCTGCGCCGGGCGCACGAGGAGGGTGCCCGCATCGTCGGGCTGTGCACGGGCGCGTTCGTCCTCGCGGCGGCGGGCCTGCTGGACGGCCGTCCGGCGACCACCCACTGGATGTACGCGCCGACGCTGGCCAAGCGCTATCCGTCGGTGCACGTGGACCCGCGGGAACTGTTCGTCGACGACGGCGACGTGCTGACGTCGGCCGGTACGGCGGCGGGCATCGACCTGTGTCTGCACATCGTGCGCACGGACCACGGCAACGAGGCGGCCGGCGCGCTCGCCCGGCGCCTGGTGGTCCCGCCGCGCCGCAGTGGCGGTCAGGAGCGCTACCTCGACAGGTCTTTACCAGAGGAGATCGGCGCCGACCCGCTGGCCGAGGTCGTCGCCTGGGCGCTGGAACACCTCCACGAGCAGTTCGACGTGGAGACCCTGGCGGCACGCGCCTACATGAGCCGCCGTACGTTCGACCGCCGGTTCCGTTCGCTGACGGGCAGTGCGCCGCTGCAGTGGCTGATCACCCAGCGGGTTCTGCAGGCGCAGCGCCTGCTGGAGACGTCGGACTACTCGGTGGACGAGGTGGCGGGGCGGTGCGGCTTCCGTTCACCGGTCGCGCTGCGCGGGCACTTCCGCCGCCAGCTCGGCTCGTCCCCGGCGGCGTACCGGGCCGCCTACCGGGCGCGTCGTCCGCAGGGTGACCGGCACGGTGAGGCGGACGCACCGGTGCCGTCGCCCGGCCCGTCGGCCCCGCCCGGTCTGGGCGGCCCCGGTCCGGTGGGCCCGGTTCCGGCCCTGCTGCACCCCGACGCGGGGGTGCCGCTGCAGAGCCGGCGGCAGGCGGCGGGCGCGGTGAGCCTGCTGCCGGGACCGCGCACCGCGAGCTGA
- the orn gene encoding oligoribonuclease, producing MNDRMVWIDCEMTGLSLSDDALIEVAALVTDSELNVLGEGVDIVIRPPDRALETMPEVVRQMHTSSGLLAELAGGTTLADAEEQVLAYVREHVKEPGKAPLCGNSVGTDRGFLLRDMPTLEDYLHYRIVDVSSIKELARRWYPRAYFNSPEKNGNHRALADIRESIAELRYYREAVFVPQPGPDSETAKSIAARHVLPAR from the coding sequence ATGAACGATCGCATGGTGTGGATCGACTGCGAGATGACCGGCCTCTCGCTGTCCGACGACGCTCTCATCGAGGTGGCCGCCCTCGTCACGGACTCCGAGCTGAACGTGCTCGGCGAGGGTGTGGACATCGTTATCCGCCCGCCTGACCGGGCGCTGGAAACGATGCCGGAGGTGGTGCGCCAGATGCACACCTCCTCCGGGCTGCTGGCCGAGCTGGCCGGCGGCACCACGCTGGCCGACGCCGAGGAGCAGGTCCTCGCCTATGTGCGGGAGCACGTGAAGGAACCCGGCAAGGCCCCGCTGTGCGGCAACTCCGTCGGCACCGACCGCGGCTTCCTGCTGCGGGACATGCCGACCCTGGAGGACTACCTCCACTACCGGATCGTCGACGTCTCCTCCATCAAGGAACTGGCCCGCCGCTGGTACCCGCGCGCCTATTTCAACAGCCCGGAGAAGAACGGCAACCACCGCGCACTCGCCGACATCCGCGAGTCGATCGCCGAGCTGCGCTACTACCGCGAGGCCGTCTTCGTCCCCCAGCCCGGCCCCGACTCCGAGACGGCGAAGTCGATCGCCGCGCGGCACGTCCTGCCTGCCCGATAA
- the glmS gene encoding glutamine--fructose-6-phosphate transaminase (isomerizing), whose amino-acid sequence MCGIVGYIGKRDVAPLLLEGLQRLEYRGYDSAGLVVTSPKTAGLKMVKAKGRVRDLEAKVPARFKGTTGIAHTRWATHGAPSDLNAHPHMSAGSTVAVVHNGIIDNADDLRRKLEADGVEFLSETDTEVLTHLIARSEAETLEEKVRAALRLVEGTYGIAVMHADFNDRIVVARNGSPVVLGIGEKEMFVASDVAALVTHTRQIVTLDDGEMATLKADDFRTYTTEGTRTTAEPTTVEWEAESYDMGGHDTYMHKEIHEQADAVDRVLRGRIDDRFSTVHLGGLNLDAREARQIRRVKILGCGTSYHAGMIGAQMIEELARIPADAEPASEFRYRNAVVDPDTLYVAVSQSGETYDVLAAVQELKRKGARVLGVVNVVGSAIAREADGGIYVHAGPEVCVVSTKCFTNTTVAFALLALHLGRTRDLSVRDGKRIIEGLRKLPAQITEILQQEDEIKKLAESYAQARSMLFIGRVRGYPVAREASLKLKEVSYIHAEAYPASELKHGPLALIEPALPTVAIVPDDDLLEKNRAALEEIKARSGKILAVAHRHQEKADETIVVPKNEDELDPILMGIPLQLLAYHTALTLGRDIDKPRNLAKSVTVE is encoded by the coding sequence ATGTGCGGAATTGTCGGATACATCGGGAAGCGTGATGTGGCGCCGCTGCTCCTGGAGGGGCTGCAGCGCCTGGAGTACCGGGGCTACGACTCCGCGGGCCTGGTCGTCACCTCCCCGAAGACGGCCGGCCTGAAGATGGTGAAGGCCAAGGGCCGGGTGCGCGACCTGGAGGCCAAGGTCCCGGCCCGCTTCAAGGGCACGACCGGCATCGCCCACACCCGCTGGGCCACGCACGGCGCCCCGTCCGACCTGAACGCCCACCCGCACATGTCGGCCGGCTCCACGGTCGCCGTCGTCCACAACGGCATCATCGACAACGCCGACGACCTGCGCCGCAAGCTGGAGGCGGACGGCGTCGAGTTCCTCTCCGAAACCGACACCGAGGTCCTCACCCACCTGATCGCCCGCTCCGAGGCCGAGACGCTGGAGGAGAAGGTCCGCGCCGCGCTCCGCCTGGTCGAGGGCACGTACGGCATCGCGGTGATGCACGCCGACTTCAACGACCGCATCGTCGTGGCCCGCAACGGCTCCCCGGTGGTCCTCGGCATCGGCGAGAAGGAGATGTTCGTCGCCTCCGACGTGGCCGCGCTGGTCACGCACACCCGGCAGATAGTGACCCTCGACGACGGCGAGATGGCCACCCTCAAGGCCGACGACTTCCGCACCTACACCACCGAGGGCACCCGCACCACCGCCGAGCCCACCACCGTGGAGTGGGAGGCGGAGTCGTACGACATGGGCGGCCACGACACCTACATGCACAAGGAGATCCACGAGCAGGCCGACGCCGTGGACCGCGTGCTGCGCGGCCGCATCGACGACCGCTTCTCCACCGTGCACCTCGGCGGCCTCAACCTGGACGCCCGCGAGGCCCGGCAGATCCGCCGCGTGAAGATCCTCGGCTGCGGCACCTCGTACCACGCGGGCATGATCGGCGCCCAGATGATCGAGGAGCTGGCCCGCATCCCCGCGGACGCCGAGCCCGCCTCCGAGTTCCGCTACCGCAACGCGGTCGTCGACCCCGACACCCTGTACGTCGCCGTCTCCCAGTCCGGTGAGACGTACGACGTCCTCGCCGCCGTGCAGGAGCTGAAGCGCAAGGGCGCCCGGGTCCTCGGCGTGGTCAACGTGGTCGGCTCGGCGATCGCCCGCGAGGCGGACGGCGGCATCTACGTGCACGCGGGCCCCGAGGTCTGCGTGGTCTCCACCAAGTGCTTCACCAACACCACGGTCGCCTTCGCCCTGCTGGCGCTGCACCTCGGCCGCACCCGCGACCTCTCGGTGCGCGACGGCAAGCGGATCATCGAGGGCCTGCGCAAGCTGCCCGCGCAGATCACCGAGATCCTCCAGCAGGAGGACGAGATCAAGAAGCTGGCCGAGAGCTACGCCCAGGCACGCTCGATGCTCTTCATCGGCCGCGTCCGGGGCTACCCGGTGGCCCGCGAGGCCTCCCTGAAGCTCAAGGAGGTCTCCTACATCCACGCCGAGGCCTACCCGGCCTCCGAGCTGAAGCACGGTCCGCTGGCCCTGATCGAGCCCGCCCTGCCCACGGTCGCGATCGTCCCCGACGACGACCTGCTGGAGAAGAACCGCGCCGCCCTGGAAGAGATCAAGGCCCGCAGCGGCAAGATCCTCGCGGTCGCCCACCGCCACCAGGAGAAGGCCGACGAGACGATCGTCGTCCCCAAGAACGAGGACGAACTCGACCCCATCCTCATGGGCATCCCCCTCCAACTCCTGGCCTACCACACGGCGTTGACCTTGGGCAGGGACATCGACAAGCCGAGGAACCTGGCCAAGTCGGTAACGGTCGAGTAG
- a CDS encoding GPR1/FUN34/YaaH family transporter: protein MDNDVSAGSASTTVVGRLALGITLLAFGIGTTGVIDGVTASDSVSLARYVGGVALFLIGLLAFRLGDGGSGTGYVALGALWFTWAVAAGGTMSDNGAGLFLVLFALVALTLTMAGGDSLGQLTHGLLFLAMLVLAVAAFADSSTLTKVGGWVAAVAGAAAWYAATAAYAHWPTALPGRAARGVTAAG from the coding sequence GTGGACAACGACGTCTCTGCGGGAAGCGCAAGCACTACCGTGGTCGGCCGACTCGCCCTGGGAATCACCCTGTTGGCGTTCGGCATCGGTACGACCGGCGTGATCGACGGCGTGACGGCGTCCGACTCGGTTTCGCTGGCCCGCTATGTGGGCGGCGTCGCCCTGTTCCTCATAGGCCTGTTGGCCTTCCGCCTCGGTGACGGCGGGTCCGGTACGGGCTATGTGGCGCTCGGCGCCCTGTGGTTCACCTGGGCCGTCGCGGCCGGCGGCACCATGTCGGACAACGGGGCCGGCCTGTTCCTGGTCCTGTTCGCCCTCGTGGCCCTGACGTTGACCATGGCCGGCGGGGACAGCCTCGGCCAGCTGACGCACGGGCTGCTGTTCCTGGCGATGCTGGTGCTGGCCGTCGCGGCCTTCGCCGACAGCTCCACGCTGACGAAGGTGGGGGGCTGGGTCGCCGCGGTGGCCGGGGCGGCGGCGTGGTACGCGGCGACTGCGGCGTACGCGCACTGGCCGACGGCCCTGCCGGGGCGTGCGGCTCGGGGGGTGACGGCGGCCGGCTGA
- a CDS encoding NUDIX hydrolase, whose translation MSTEEMRDASVVVARDANGLVAVLSADFPRHGGDFLFLPGGRFEPGESPLECARRELREEAGVTAERWRPLGAYAICLGSTARVHLFEACELTLGAQELTETEQDFKLMWWPMDHAVQAAHEGRFLLPAGPLALLLVYDACVRRPAG comes from the coding sequence ATGAGCACCGAAGAGATGCGTGACGCCTCCGTGGTTGTGGCCCGCGACGCGAACGGCCTGGTGGCCGTGCTGAGCGCCGACTTTCCCCGCCACGGGGGTGACTTCCTCTTCCTCCCCGGGGGCCGTTTCGAACCCGGCGAGTCCCCGCTTGAGTGCGCCCGCCGCGAACTGCGCGAGGAAGCGGGAGTCACCGCCGAGCGGTGGCGTCCCCTCGGCGCGTACGCGATCTGCCTAGGTTCGACGGCCAGAGTCCATCTCTTCGAGGCCTGCGAGCTCACCCTCGGTGCCCAGGAGCTGACCGAGACGGAGCAGGACTTCAAGCTCATGTGGTGGCCGATGGATCACGCTGTCCAGGCCGCCCACGAGGGACGGTTCCTCCTGCCCGCCGGCCCGCTGGCTCTTCTCCTGGTCTACGACGCCTGTGTGCGGCGACCGGCAGGGTGA
- a CDS encoding universal stress protein, translating into MAGHEFFEPADRKRPVADPTAAEPLAAEATRPSCDPAFKHGVVVGFDGSTSSERALAYAIGVAHRTRSGLIIVHVANRLPTTVWAGCEPPVFVDVPDHRTEVLGLELACADYLAEVPWILVERGGDICHELEEVGREYEADAIVVGSTHGIVGRIFGSVAGRLAKRAQRPVIVIP; encoded by the coding sequence ATGGCCGGTCACGAATTCTTCGAACCCGCGGACCGCAAGCGACCGGTCGCCGATCCCACGGCGGCCGAGCCCCTGGCGGCGGAAGCGACGCGCCCTTCCTGCGATCCCGCCTTCAAGCACGGAGTCGTCGTCGGCTTCGACGGTTCCACCTCCAGTGAGCGTGCCCTGGCCTACGCGATCGGCGTGGCCCACCGCACCCGCTCGGGTCTGATCATCGTGCACGTGGCCAACCGGCTGCCCACCACGGTGTGGGCCGGCTGCGAACCCCCGGTGTTCGTGGACGTGCCGGACCACCGCACCGAGGTGCTCGGGCTGGAACTGGCGTGCGCGGACTATCTGGCCGAGGTGCCCTGGATCCTGGTCGAGCGCGGTGGCGACATCTGCCACGAACTCGAAGAGGTGGGGCGGGAGTACGAGGCGGACGCGATCGTCGTCGGGTCCACCCACGGCATCGTCGGCCGCATCTTCGGCTCCGTCGCGGGCCGGCTGGCCAAGCGGGCGCAGCGGCCCGTGATCGTCATTCCCTGA